The Verrucomicrobium spinosum DSM 4136 = JCM 18804 DNA segment ACGCCGCCAACTGATTTGCAAGTCCATTCCGGCGCGCAGCCTCGAATCAGTGGGGCAGCGCGCCACCTGTCTCTCTAAAGGACAGTAAGATGTGATCCCGGCCGCATGCCAGCCATGCTGCCGGGATTTTTGTTTGGAAGTGACTGCACTTGCCTCCAATCGGGCCTCGCCCGCTGTCTTCACCAACCCCGTTTCACCTCGTACCCATGATCCGCTCCTGGCACCGCTGGCTGTTCACCATCGCGGCAGTTCTGCTGCTGGTGACCCTGGCCACCAATATTCGCAGCACCCGTCTCACGGAACAGAACATCACCAGCGTGCTCCAAACTGATGAGGTCATGGCCCGGTTCCTTCGCCTGCGTGCCCTATTGAGCGAGACGGAATCCACCGCCCGGGGGTATGCCCTGGCCGGCGATACCGTGAGCCTGGCACTCATGGGGCAGAGCCGGGCAGACGCCCTGGTGGAACTGAGGAGGATTCAGGAAATGACGCGGGACAATCCCGTGCAGCAGAACCTTCTGGCCCGGGTGCGGGAACTGGCAGAGTCCCGATTTGCCGCGTTTGACCTGATGGTGACACAACGGGGCAATGCCGTGGATCCGCGGTCAGTGATCCCGATGGTGGACGAAGGGCGGGGCCTGAGCCGCGCCCTGCAGGCCAGGATGGATGAAGGGCTGGCCAGAGAACAATTGCTTTTCGACAGGCGCAACGCCCGTGCGAGGTGGCATCTGCACCTGCTCAACCTCACATCCATAGGCAGCGGGGTGATGGCCATTATTACCGCAACTGCGGGCTTGTTCCTCATGAAGCGCGCCCAAAAGGCCGCCCTGAGAGCCGCCGTGTTGGAGCTCGACAAGGCGCGGGTGGAACATACCGCACTGAAGAAGAGCCGCTTTCTTGCCCACGTCAGTCATGAGATCCGCAGTCCCCTGACCTCCATCATTGGCCATGCCGAACTCCTGGCAAAGAACCCCGACGGCAAAACGGGACGGGAGTGCCTGGAGGCCATCCAAGCCAGTGGGCGAGCACTGCTGCGCTTGGTGAACGACCTGCTCGACCTCTCTCACATGGAGGTGGGCAGATTGAAACTGGACCCGGGGCCGGTGAGCGTGCGGGATGTCCTGCACGAAGTCGCCCTGGTGCATGAGGGCGCGATCCGCGAAAAGGGCCTCGCCTTCATCTGCCGCACTTCGCCAGAGGTTCCCGCGCTGCTGGAGCTCGATGCAGAACGAATGAAACAGGTGCTGGACAACCTCGTCTCCAACGCGCTCAAGTTCACCCAAGAAGGCAGCATCGCCCTGGAAGCTTTTGGCACCCGCGTGGCGGGGACCCATCCCAGGTTTGATCTGCAGTTCCGCGTTTCCGACACCGGCATGGGTATCTCCGAGAAAGATCAGAAGCGCATCTTCCGCGACTATGAACAAGGGACTGAGCATGCAGCCGGTCGCGGCGCGGGGCTGGGCCTTAGCATTTCCCGCCAGCTTGTCCAGCTGATGGGCGGGACCATTGCCTTAAAAAGTGAAACTGGCGAAGGCTCCTTCTTCACCGTCAACCTCCCCGGAGTGCCTGTGGTTCCAGGGGGAGCAGGGTCTGCGAGTGCGGAGACGGCGGATATTGAAGGGGTTTCAGCGAGTTGAGCGGGGGCGGTCAGGTGAGCCAAGATCAGGTGACTTGTTTGTTTGTCGGGGAGGAGAGCATTTTAAGCTCTTTCTCGAAGTGGATGCGCCGACAGTGTCTCAATTCACCACCGGTCTGGCGTCTCTCCTATCCCTCCTCATCCGCCTCCGCATCCACATTCCCGCCATCATCCAGATCCCGCAAGCGCTGCCGTTCCTTCCGACGGTCGGCACGGTGCTCGATGGCACGGAGCTGCTTGGGCGTGAGTTCCTCCTTGCGGCGAATCCACGGAGGAGGCCCGGAGTCGCCAGCCATGATGGAGCCGAGGGGCTCGATCTCCGCCACCACATCCGCGAGCCCAAACTGCTCAATCTGCGCTTTCACCTGTGCCGCGGGCTTGTAGCCGAGTGGTGACTCGGACAAATCCGGTTTCCCATAAAACCAACGCACCTCGATGCCTCGGGTGCTGTGCTCCAGGGCCTGCTGCACGCGGCTGGCATCAAGCTCGCCTTCATCATTGCGATACTTCCGCATCATCGCGGAGCGGGACAGATTCCTCCCCGCGCCATGTGGACAGAACGAAAGGTACTCCTCGTTGTCGCGGCCCAGCACGACGAGGATGGGGCTGGCCATGTTCAGCGGAATGAGCCCCAGCAGCGGGCGACCGGCCTCATCTTTCCAGGCCGGGGTCGCCCCCTTGCCGTGAAGGAAGATGTCACCGCGTTTCCAGACAAAATTGTGCTCATTGCCAAAGGCGGCCACGGCCACGCCACCCGTTCTTTCCAAGAACCTTGCGTGGATGCTCTCGTGATTGGCCTTGGTCCAGCGGGACACGTATTGCAGCGCCTCCCAATAGTCACGCCCCTCCTGCGTGCCGTAGTCCAGCCATGCCGCCGGAGCGGGGATGTCGGCGGCATGACGCTTGACGTGAGCCAGCGCCGCCTTCTGCCCACGGGCGTACACCTTGGCCCCGAGCCCGCGGGACCCATGGTGCGTGACCAGCACCAGGCTTTCATCATGCCCTTCCAGCGAGTCCGCCAGAACCACATGTCCGGCCGCTCGCAGTTGCTGGCGAGCCTCATGGGAGATCCGGATCCTGCCCAGATAGGCGAAGTGATTGCCATCGCCCTGGTCGGCCATGTGCTTGAGCGCGTCTTCCCGCAACCCCTGCAAAAATGGATTCTGCCAGACATTCTCATGATTCACGGCATGCGGCACGTAGTTCTCCGGCCGCCGCCCTCCCATGCCAAAGCGGGTGGAAGCCATGAGATCATCCAGCATTGCCGTCACTCCCTTTCCGCACTGGAAAAAGGTGGCGTGCATGGAGCAGCAGATGTCTGCGCTGTGGGCACTGGGGATGATGGCGTTCTGGACGGCCACGGCACCTCCCACCGGGATGGTCGCAGGCACGGACCCGGCGGGACAAGCGTCTGGCATGACCGCTCCGCGAGTCACCACCGGTGTTTGCAGCAGCTCTGTCATGAAGCGACGCACGGATTTGATATTCCGCTCGTCCTCGGGGCACGTGGCCTCGATGGCTTCCGCCAGCGGAGCGGCAACATCCCGCATGGTCATCTTGGGCGCTGTGGGCGGGAAATCCCGCCGCAACAGCTTCAGCAAATAGGCCGGATCCGTGATGCCTTTGGCCTCATACTCGGCGGCTTTGACAAGGGCTTGTCCGATCTGCGGTCCGGGGGCCCATCCGGCCTCCAGAAAATCTTCTCCATTTAACACTGACATTGGAGGAAAGTGCCAGATGACCTGAAGCTTGTCGAGCGCCGCGGCGTCAGGTGCCCTGACTCTTCAGTCATGATGGGCAGAATGTGAAATTGATGCTGCAGTCTGTCCAGAATCCCGCGCTGGAGTCGTATGGGTTTTCGACTCCTCTCATGCACAGTCGCGCTGCAATTCCACCCAGCTTCTCCATCCGCCCGATACGCCTCGAGGACGAGGCGGCGCTGGCACAATTGCTGGTGACGTGTCGTGAAGACGCGTTTCACTGGCGGGACGCCGGCAGCTTCGCACTTGCGGACTTTGCCATCGAAACCGCAGGGGAACGCATGTGGGTGGCAGAGGGGAGCGACGGATCCGTCTGGGGGTTCATCTCCATCTGGGAGCCGGATGACTTCATCCACCACCTGTATGTCCACCCCAATTGCCAGCGGAACGGAGTGGGGGAGGAGCTGATGCGCAAGGTCCTTGCCTTCAAGGAAACAACCTGGCGGCTAAAATGCCCGGTTGCGAATGCCCCCGGCCTGGCATTCTACGAAAAGCACGGGTGGACCGTGGAGGACCGCGGGGTGGATGTGGGCAGCGATTATTTCCTCATGCGATCTCCCGCCCCGGGACGGGAGGAGACGTCGGCCCCGGGGCCGGTGGCATGACGAACCTTAATCGTGCCCGGGGCAATGCCAGTGGCGGCCACGATGGTCGCACCAGTCATGGCAGTGATGATGATGGTGACAACCGCAGAAACGGACACCACAAACATGGCGCAGCTTTTGCATGAAGGTGTCGCCAGGCATGTTGGGGCTCACCGTGGAGGCAGCCATGGTAGCGCCACAGGCGAACACAAGGACGGCAAGGGGAACAAACAGCATTTTCATGGTAGGAGGCTTCTCAAGGGAAGCAGCTGGAAGACTGAAGCAGTGCGGGTTTCAGTAAACTACTCACGCCTCTCATCAGGCCACCACCCGGCGGCCCTGCCGAGACAGGAGGGCAGCCCAGATCACCGGCCGATCACCACATAGCCAACGCCCGGAATGTAGATGGTGTGCCCACCATGGCCGTGACCGCCGTGTCCATGGCCGCCGTGTCCATGGCCGCCGTGGCCGTGGCCGCCGTGGCCGTGGCCGCCGTGGCCGTGGCCGTGACCGCCGGCGAAGGTCGCAGTGGGGGCGAAGGCAAGAGTGAGCGCGACAACGAGGGATGAGATGACGAGTTTCATTGGGGTTTTTGAGCCGCGGTGTTGCGTTGTTTTGTGCGTCGCGGTTCGTCATATCAGACGAGGCTCATGAACCCTTATTCATCATTCGATGCTCATTCTAAAAGATCTCCCAACACCCTTGGCCTGCCCTCCTGCCACCGTCACCTTCACAGACCCGTGGCTGCGATGATCGTCTCCACGCGCAAACCCTCGAGGTTCGAGTAAGCAACATCTGCCTGGCCCAGGCTTTCCAGCGGATGGGTCGTGGCCACTGCCACCACCTTCATGCCCGCGCGTTTGCCGGCCTCAATGCCGACATGCGCATCTTCAAAAACCACACAACGCTCCGGAGGGCGGCCCAGCTTTTCCGCCGCCTTGAGAAACACCTGCGGATCGGGTTTGCCCACGGTTACATCCTCCGCGCTGACAATGTGCTGAAAATAACAATCAAGCCCGGTCATGCCCATGATGGTCTCAATGTTCAAACGGGGCGTGGAGGATCCCACGGAGGTGGGGATGCCCAGGGAGAGCAGCTCTTCCAGAAGCGTCACCACCCCAGGCAGCGGAACGATCCCATCCCGACGCAGAATCTCGCGGTACAGCTCCTCCTTGCGATTACCCAGGCGGGCGATCTCTGCGTGATCGTCTGGCGCCACAAAGTCAAAACACATGGGAATGATCTGCTGGTTGCGCATGCCAAAGGTGGCTTTGAAAAAGCCTTCTGGCATGGGGCGGCCGAGTTCTTGAAACAGCAGCTGCCAGCTTTCCTCATGCTGGGCATGAGAGTCGATGATGACGCCGTCCCAGTCGAAGATGAAACCGGTGGTGGCGGAGAGAGAGAGGTCGGGCATGAGGCAATGAAGGTGGCAAACTTCAAATCTCAAACTTCAATCTACAATCTTCACGCTTTGGCTTCATGGCCCGGTCCAGATCAGGCTGGCATAGGGCGGTGGCTCTTCACCGTCAGCCCTTGACCCGCCGGGAGGCCAGGAGCCCATGACGGGGCGCAAACACAAAAGCAATGGCAAAAATAAGAGCCTGAACCAGCACCATGCAGGCACCGGGTGCGGCATTCAGGAAGAAACTGACGTACACACCGGTCACACAGGAAATCACGGATGAGAGGGCCGCGACAATCAACATGCGGTCAAAGCGATCCGTCAACAGGTGGGCAATGCAGCCCGGTGTGATGAGCATGGCCACCACCAGCAGAATGCCCACGGCCTGCAAGGCGGCCACGATGGTGCCAGCCAGAAGGGCAAGAAGCACATAGTAGAGTGCCTGGGTGTTCAGACCAATGGTACGTGCATGCGTGGGATCGAAGCAGTACAAGAGCAGATCCTTTCGCAAAGTGAGGACTACGCCCAGCGTCAACACAGCCGCCACCAGCGTCTGGATCTTGCTGCTGCGCTCAATGCCCAGGATGTTGCCAAAGAGGATATGGTTCAGGTGTATGTCCGTCTGCACCTTCGTGAACA contains these protein-coding regions:
- a CDS encoding RtcB family protein, producing MSVLNGEDFLEAGWAPGPQIGQALVKAAEYEAKGITDPAYLLKLLRRDFPPTAPKMTMRDVAAPLAEAIEATCPEDERNIKSVRRFMTELLQTPVVTRGAVMPDACPAGSVPATIPVGGAVAVQNAIIPSAHSADICCSMHATFFQCGKGVTAMLDDLMASTRFGMGGRRPENYVPHAVNHENVWQNPFLQGLREDALKHMADQGDGNHFAYLGRIRISHEARQQLRAAGHVVLADSLEGHDESLVLVTHHGSRGLGAKVYARGQKAALAHVKRHAADIPAPAAWLDYGTQEGRDYWEALQYVSRWTKANHESIHARFLERTGGVAVAAFGNEHNFVWKRGDIFLHGKGATPAWKDEAGRPLLGLIPLNMASPILVVLGRDNEEYLSFCPHGAGRNLSRSAMMRKYRNDEGELDASRVQQALEHSTRGIEVRWFYGKPDLSESPLGYKPAAQVKAQIEQFGLADVVAEIEPLGSIMAGDSGPPPWIRRKEELTPKQLRAIEHRADRRKERQRLRDLDDGGNVDAEADEEG
- a CDS encoding sensor histidine kinase; the encoded protein is MIRSWHRWLFTIAAVLLLVTLATNIRSTRLTEQNITSVLQTDEVMARFLRLRALLSETESTARGYALAGDTVSLALMGQSRADALVELRRIQEMTRDNPVQQNLLARVRELAESRFAAFDLMVTQRGNAVDPRSVIPMVDEGRGLSRALQARMDEGLAREQLLFDRRNARARWHLHLLNLTSIGSGVMAIITATAGLFLMKRAQKAALRAAVLELDKARVEHTALKKSRFLAHVSHEIRSPLTSIIGHAELLAKNPDGKTGRECLEAIQASGRALLRLVNDLLDLSHMEVGRLKLDPGPVSVRDVLHEVALVHEGAIREKGLAFICRTSPEVPALLELDAERMKQVLDNLVSNALKFTQEGSIALEAFGTRVAGTHPRFDLQFRVSDTGMGISEKDQKRIFRDYEQGTEHAAGRGAGLGLSISRQLVQLMGGTIALKSETGEGSFFTVNLPGVPVVPGGAGSASAETADIEGVSAS
- a CDS encoding GNAT family N-acetyltransferase — translated: MHSRAAIPPSFSIRPIRLEDEAALAQLLVTCREDAFHWRDAGSFALADFAIETAGERMWVAEGSDGSVWGFISIWEPDDFIHHLYVHPNCQRNGVGEELMRKVLAFKETTWRLKCPVANAPGLAFYEKHGWTVEDRGVDVGSDYFLMRSPAPGREETSAPGPVA
- a CDS encoding HAD family hydrolase: MPDLSLSATTGFIFDWDGVIIDSHAQHEESWQLLFQELGRPMPEGFFKATFGMRNQQIIPMCFDFVAPDDHAEIARLGNRKEELYREILRRDGIVPLPGVVTLLEELLSLGIPTSVGSSTPRLNIETIMGMTGLDCYFQHIVSAEDVTVGKPDPQVFLKAAEKLGRPPERCVVFEDAHVGIEAGKRAGMKVVAVATTHPLESLGQADVAYSNLEGLRVETIIAATGL
- a CDS encoding metal ABC transporter permease — translated: MHWLEPFRYSFMVDAMLIGALVGTVCAVLSCYLVLKGWSLMGDAISHAVLPGVVGAYLLGLPLAVGAFVTGLFCATATGWVKANTRIKEDTVMGIIFTGLFALGLVMFTKVQTDIHLNHILFGNILGIERSSKIQTLVAAVLTLGVVLTLRKDLLLYCFDPTHARTIGLNTQALYYVLLALLAGTIVAALQAVGILLVVAMLITPGCIAHLLTDRFDRMLIVAALSSVISCVTGVYVSFFLNAAPGACMVLVQALIFAIAFVFAPRHGLLASRRVKG